Genomic DNA from Enterococcus saccharolyticus subsp. saccharolyticus:
AGTAAAAGAAGTTATCTCACGTGAAGTTGGCAATATGACACATCTTGATGTGATCGAAGTCAATGTAAATGTAGCAGATATTAAATCTAAAAAAGAATACGAAGAAGATAGCGAAACTGTGCAAGACAAAGTCACAGATGCAGCCAGTACTGCGGGAAGCTATATTTCAAAACAAACAACAAAAGCAAAACGTGGCGTAGATAAAGGCGTCAATGAAATTCAAGAACGTACAGAACCTCGTGTAGAATAAAACGAGACCTGATATAAATCAAAGTAAAGGAGAGGAATAACATGGGATTATTATGGTCATTAATTGTAGGTGGCGTTATCGGAGCAATTGCAGGAGCAATTACAAATAAAGGTTCCTCAATGGGAATTATTGCAAATGTTGTTGCTGGATTAATTGGTTCAGCAGTTGGTCAATCACTATTAGGAAATTGGGGGCCAAAACTTGCTGGTATGGCAATTGTTCCTTCAATTATCGGTGCAGTGATTGTAGTAGCAGTAGTATCATTTTTTACTCGAAAATCTGCGTAGCGTAGTGTCAGTTCATTCCCCAAAATTCTTACTAAACAGGAAGTAGAATTTTACTATCAAACTGGTCGATTAACTTGTTTAATCGATCAGTTTTTTTTATGTGTATTGAAAACCCCTGGCTAAGCCGGGGGTTCCAAAGAGCTTCCAGCGAGGTATTAAAAAAGCCTCCCAAAAATGATAAGATGAAATTGGTTTCCCGACCACCACATCCATCAATTTAGGAGGTGCCTATTATGAAAAAGGCTAATGAAAGTTTATCACACACGACATGGAAATGTAAGTACCACATTGTTTTTGCACCAAAATATAGACGACAAGTGATTTATGGAAAGTATAAGAAAAGTATAGGTGAGATCATCCGAACATTATGTGAAAGAAAAGGAGTGGAGATCATCGAAGCAAATGCGTGCAAAGATCATATCCACTTACTCGTAAGTATCCCACCAAAATATAGTGTATCAGGTTTTGTAGGCTATTTAAAAGGCAAGAGTAGCTTAATGATTTTTGACAGACATGCGAATTTGAAGTATCGGTATGGGAACCGAAAATTTTGGTGTAGAGGGTATTACGTGGATACAGTAGGAAGAAATAAGAAGCAGATCGAAGAATACATTCGGAATCAAGTACAAGAAGATTATGTAGCAGATCAGCTAACATTGTTTGAAGAGTATGATCCGTTTACAGGACAAAAAAACAAGAAGAAGTGAAAGAGATTCTTTAAGGATCAGTGAGTAAAAGTGGTGCAAGTGGGAAACCGTTCAGGAAGCCTTTTAGGCTATGGCCGGTAAAAGAGGCTTTCAGCCGAAGAACAAACCTCCAGTTCACACTGGAGGTTTTGATTGCTCTTTTTTAAATAACGGTCTATAAAAGCATCTATTTGTAACCGATAATACTAACAGAATTTATCACAATAATAGGCAACCTCAATTACGAAACTAACTACTGAAATCAAAAATGATACCAAAACAGTCACCCAAGCGATGACCAATACATTGCCTGCCGTTGAAAAAGGCGTGGAAGTAATTACTGATGCAGGTGATTCCTTTGAAGCTATTGTTGGTGCGGTGCATGAAATGGCGAATCAAATCCCGGATATTTCCACAACGTCAGAAGAATTATCAGTAAGTGCCGAAGAAGTGTCTGTGTCCGTTTTAGAAATTGCGACCGGTTCACATATAACATCAGACAATATTGAAGCAATTGCTGTTTCGATGAATGAATAATCAGAAACCATTAATGATGTCGCAACAGTGGCGATGTCATTCAGTCAAACAGCACAAGATCTCCAAGAAGAAGCGCGCAAATTTAAAGTATAATCGAACACCCACACAAATTGCTGATGATTTGTGTGGGTTTTTCATGAGTATAGAAAAAAATAAGAATGACAAGAAAATTTTCTTTACACCTGTTGGTAAGTATGCTAATATGTTTCAGTGAGTGTAATACTCAACTATTACAATATTCCGCTGAAGTGGCAAAAATACTTTAAGAATATTTGGAAATAAGGAGAATGATAAATTATGAATCCATTGATTCAAGAACTAACTCAAGAACAATTACGTACAGACATCCCAGCTTTCCGTCCTGGTGACACAGTTCGCGTACATGCGAAAGTTGTCGAAGGTACTCGTGAACGTATCCAGTTATTCGAAGGCGTTGTTATCAAACGTCGTGGTGCTGGAATCAGCGAAACTTATACAGTTCGTAAAGTTTCAAACGGTGTCGGTGTAGAACGTACATTCCCATTGCACACTCCACGTGTTGCACAAATTGAAGTTGTTCGTTACGGTAAAGTACGTCGTGCAAAATTGTACTACTTACGTGCATTACACGGAAAAGCAGCTCGTATCAAAGAAATCCGTCGTTAATTTTTTATTATCTGACAAACGAGAAACTCTTGTTCAATCAAGGGTTTCTTTTTTTGTTTTGTTTAATTTATTTATAAAGGAATAAGCGACAACTAATAATAAAAGGGGGGAAATGTTACATTTTACTTAAATTGATAAAACTTTCTCTTTCATATTTTTGGATAGCGTAAAATATTTTGTGTAAATAGAAATTTTAGGTAGATAAAAAGAAAGTCCATTCTGTAAAATTAAAGTTACCACAGAGGTTACCAATGAGTTTATGAGACGCTCCTAAAATGGATGCGTCTTTTTTGTCGGTTAAAAAACTTACAATTTGTAAGAGCTTATTTATTGTAAGTGAAATTCTTTTATAGTATACTACTTTTTGTTAACAATTATTGAAAAGGTGGAATACAAATGAAAAAAATCTTAGTAGTAAAAGCGAATAACCGTCCAGATGGCGTATCAGCAAAAATGTTTGATACGTTTGTAGAAAATTTAGATAAAAATAATGTAGAAATCACAACGTTTGATGTCTATGCACAACCAATGCCTTATATTGGTCAAACATTATTTGATGCGTTTGGTAAATTAGCGCAAAATGACACATTGAATGAAGCAGAACAAGCATTGATGACTATCCGTCAAGAAGTGCAAGATAAATTTGCAGCAGCGGATACGATTGTATTTGCTTTCCCAATGTGGAACTTAACTATTCCAGCA
This window encodes:
- a CDS encoding GlsB/YeaQ/YmgE family stress response membrane protein; translated protein: MGLLWSLIVGGVIGAIAGAITNKGSSMGIIANVVAGLIGSAVGQSLLGNWGPKLAGMAIVPSIIGAVIVVAVVSFFTRKSA
- the tnpA gene encoding IS200/IS605 family transposase is translated as MKKANESLSHTTWKCKYHIVFAPKYRRQVIYGKYKKSIGEIIRTLCERKGVEIIEANACKDHIHLLVSIPPKYSVSGFVGYLKGKSSLMIFDRHANLKYRYGNRKFWCRGYYVDTVGRNKKQIEEYIRNQVQEDYVADQLTLFEEYDPFTGQKNKKK
- a CDS encoding methyl-accepting chemotaxis protein; the encoded protein is MTKLTTEIKNDTKTVTQAMTNTLPAVEKGVEVITDAGDSFEAIVGAVHEMANQIPDISTTSEELSVSAEEVSVSVLEIATGSHITSDNIEAIAVSMNE
- the rplS gene encoding 50S ribosomal protein L19, translated to MNPLIQELTQEQLRTDIPAFRPGDTVRVHAKVVEGTRERIQLFEGVVIKRRGAGISETYTVRKVSNGVGVERTFPLHTPRVAQIEVVRYGKVRRAKLYYLRALHGKAARIKEIRR